The [Bacillus] selenitireducens MLS10 genome includes a region encoding these proteins:
- a CDS encoding pseudouridine-5'-phosphate glycosidase, with amino-acid sequence MNTSYLVYSPEVKEAKEQGKAIVALESTIISHGMPYPQNLETAEDVENIIRQQGAVPATIALIDGKIRIGMTHDELEAFAKGEDIAKVSRRDIPQILASKQAGATTVSATMICAALAGIDVFVTGGIGGVHRGAETTMDISADLQELAKTNVAVVCAGAKSILDIGLTLEYLETHGVPVIGYETDTFPAFYTRESEFGVDVNGTSPEAIAEMLRVKWDLGLHGGAVIANPVPTEDQMEKADIDRMIAQAIQEAKDQGIKGKDTTPYLLSRLKELSDGATLTTNIALVKHNAVNGAQVAVELNKRKSSDS; translated from the coding sequence ATGAACACATCATATCTTGTCTATTCACCGGAAGTAAAGGAAGCCAAGGAACAGGGAAAGGCGATCGTCGCACTCGAGTCCACCATTATTTCGCACGGCATGCCGTATCCGCAAAATCTTGAAACAGCAGAGGACGTAGAGAACATCATTCGTCAACAAGGGGCTGTTCCGGCAACGATTGCCCTGATTGATGGCAAAATCAGAATCGGCATGACCCACGATGAGCTGGAAGCATTTGCGAAGGGTGAAGATATTGCCAAAGTGAGCAGACGTGACATCCCTCAGATCCTGGCGAGCAAACAGGCAGGGGCGACAACGGTTTCTGCGACAATGATCTGCGCGGCCCTCGCCGGAATAGACGTCTTTGTAACAGGCGGGATTGGCGGTGTGCACCGTGGAGCTGAAACAACAATGGATATCTCGGCAGATCTGCAGGAACTTGCCAAGACAAATGTGGCCGTTGTCTGCGCAGGTGCCAAGTCGATCCTTGATATCGGGCTCACACTTGAATATCTCGAGACGCATGGCGTTCCGGTAATCGGCTATGAGACAGACACTTTCCCGGCGTTCTATACACGCGAAAGTGAATTCGGCGTCGATGTGAACGGCACATCCCCTGAAGCGATAGCTGAAATGCTTCGTGTGAAATGGGATCTCGGATTACATGGCGGAGCGGTTATCGCCAATCCGGTGCCAACCGAAGATCAGATGGAGAAAGCCGATATTGACCGAATGATTGCCCAGGCCATTCAGGAAGCGAAAGATCAGGGAATCAAAGGGAAGGATACAACACCTTATCTCTTAAGCCGATTAAAAGAACTGAGTGACGGAGCCACCCTGACGACGAATATTGCCCTTGTGAAGCACAATGCGGTCAATGGTGCACAGGTTGCCGTTGAACTGAACAAGCGAAAGTCATCAGACAGCTGA
- a CDS encoding carbohydrate kinase — translation MEAMKEKEQRIMELIKQDPFISQQELARQLDVSRSAVAGYISSLTQTGFIQGRAYIVNEKPGMLIIGGANVDRKAILRQTLQMGDSNPGHTDMSRGGVARNIAENLSKMGSEVRLFTVIGADSDGDYLRSHSVNEGIDLQLSIERTKASTGNYLAVLDDRHDLVFAVADMDIYDTVTAEEMKQILTKAGACSWYVTDTNLPKEALNEVFHKKEAQPETKLAVIPVSAQKLDRIPERPEVIDLLILNRLEALALTERWFGIRETDEERAIRKLIEHGIRQVIITKGSEGVLLMEAGGEPIAKRAPAADVEDVTGAGDAFSSGVLHGLSLGMTLEEAADTGLATAKLTLESKETVSEWLHEKWMTQLIKNRRNET, via the coding sequence ATGGAGGCGATGAAGGAAAAAGAACAGCGGATCATGGAGCTGATCAAACAGGACCCTTTTATTTCCCAACAGGAACTGGCACGGCAACTTGATGTATCACGCTCAGCGGTTGCAGGTTACATTTCTTCTTTAACTCAGACGGGATTCATTCAGGGGCGGGCTTATATCGTCAATGAGAAACCAGGGATGCTGATTATTGGTGGCGCGAATGTGGACAGAAAGGCGATTCTCAGGCAAACGCTGCAGATGGGCGACTCGAATCCCGGGCATACAGACATGTCGAGGGGCGGTGTAGCAAGGAATATTGCAGAGAACCTTTCCAAAATGGGATCTGAAGTAAGACTGTTCACGGTAATCGGCGCAGATTCCGACGGTGACTACCTTCGAAGTCACAGTGTGAATGAGGGGATTGACCTGCAATTGAGCATCGAACGGACAAAGGCCTCAACAGGGAACTATCTGGCTGTACTCGATGATCGGCATGATCTCGTGTTCGCAGTGGCGGATATGGACATCTATGATACGGTCACAGCGGAAGAGATGAAACAGATACTGACGAAGGCCGGGGCCTGCAGCTGGTATGTAACAGATACGAATTTGCCGAAAGAAGCATTGAATGAAGTCTTTCATAAAAAAGAGGCACAGCCGGAAACAAAACTGGCCGTAATTCCGGTATCTGCACAAAAGCTTGACCGGATCCCTGAAAGGCCCGAAGTGATTGATCTCCTGATCCTGAACAGGCTTGAAGCCCTTGCACTGACTGAACGCTGGTTCGGAATACGGGAAACGGATGAAGAAAGAGCGATCAGGAAGCTGATCGAACATGGTATCCGTCAGGTGATCATCACAAAGGGCAGTGAAGGTGTGCTTCTCATGGAAGCCGGTGGAGAACCTATTGCCAAAAGAGCACCTGCGGCAGACGTAGAAGATGTGACAGGAGCAGGAGACGCGTTCAGTTCAGGCGTGCTTCACGGACTTTCACTCGGAATGACGCTTGAAGAGGCAGCGGATACAGGGCTTGCGACTGCCAAGCTGACGCTTGAGTCAAAGGAAACGGTATCGGAATGGTTACATGAAAAATGGATGACCCAACTCATAAAAAACAGGAGGAATGAAACATGA
- a CDS encoding ABC1 kinase family protein codes for MKNFSLYRIYIIVRMFIKFVLQLYFFSKKHKDWDSTSQEAWETLVAKQAIEYRETALKLEGLMIKVGQFLSTRADIMPEAFLRELADLTDQVPPVAPDISRAIIEEEWGRPIGDYLQHISDAPVASASIGEVYKGRLHNGQEVAIKVQRSKIESIIKSDFKAFRIVLWITRHFTRFGKEIDTKALYKEVVSIIGDELNYYKELRNAQYFQKKYNESDDFYIPQFYEEYCTKKVLVMEWIEARKVTDLIWYRENNLSPEEAAEKLFLFFVDQLLDHGKFHADPHQGNIMITKDGTLIILDFGMVGQISRTDARNVRKMIQGMVMDDYQMAIDQLEKLGFLLPHADKYKIEQKLREYIDLYLEQNISEMDQELVEDIFEDLQEIVREQPIQLPVEFAFLGRAASIGLGVITSLNPNIDFMTLGRPVVKEWMDDQEDDEETFQAQIIRDTLKPFLSLPRHVNEYLEGPAEERIMLENQHWTRMEHQRFMLIITLQTLFLILSLSVSAISLWTGIPILTGAAITLSLLVLITISITAVRHKRFIHRNSRFD; via the coding sequence GTGAAAAATTTCTCATTATACCGTATTTATATCATTGTCAGGATGTTTATCAAATTCGTCCTGCAGCTCTATTTTTTCAGTAAAAAGCACAAGGACTGGGACAGCACTTCTCAGGAGGCCTGGGAAACACTCGTTGCCAAACAGGCTATTGAATACAGGGAAACAGCGCTAAAACTTGAAGGACTTATGATCAAAGTCGGTCAGTTTTTGAGCACGAGAGCCGATATCATGCCTGAGGCTTTCCTCCGCGAACTTGCCGATCTGACTGATCAGGTGCCTCCTGTCGCCCCCGATATTTCCAGGGCCATCATTGAAGAAGAGTGGGGCAGGCCCATCGGAGACTATTTGCAGCATATCAGTGACGCACCTGTTGCCTCTGCTTCGATCGGTGAAGTCTATAAAGGAAGACTTCATAACGGTCAGGAAGTAGCCATTAAAGTTCAGCGTTCCAAGATCGAATCAATCATCAAATCCGACTTCAAGGCATTTCGCATCGTCCTGTGGATCACCAGACACTTTACCCGCTTCGGTAAAGAAATCGACACGAAAGCTCTGTATAAAGAAGTTGTCTCCATTATCGGTGATGAACTGAATTATTATAAAGAGCTCCGCAACGCCCAATACTTCCAAAAGAAGTATAATGAGAGTGATGATTTCTACATTCCGCAGTTCTATGAGGAATACTGCACGAAAAAAGTTCTCGTCATGGAGTGGATCGAAGCCAGAAAGGTGACAGACCTGATCTGGTACCGAGAAAATAACCTCAGCCCGGAAGAGGCTGCGGAGAAACTGTTTCTCTTTTTCGTCGATCAGCTCCTTGATCATGGTAAGTTTCATGCCGATCCCCACCAGGGCAATATCATGATCACGAAAGACGGAACCCTTATCATTCTCGATTTCGGCATGGTCGGCCAAATCAGCCGGACAGATGCACGAAACGTCCGCAAAATGATTCAGGGCATGGTTATGGATGACTATCAGATGGCCATCGATCAGCTCGAAAAACTCGGTTTTTTACTGCCGCACGCCGATAAATATAAAATTGAACAGAAGCTGAGAGAATATATCGATTTATACCTCGAACAAAACATCAGTGAGATGGATCAGGAACTCGTTGAGGATATCTTTGAAGATTTACAGGAGATCGTCCGCGAGCAGCCCATTCAGCTCCCTGTGGAATTCGCCTTTCTCGGCAGAGCGGCCTCAATTGGACTGGGCGTGATCACATCTCTGAATCCGAATATTGACTTTATGACCCTCGGAAGACCTGTAGTCAAGGAATGGATGGACGATCAGGAAGACGATGAAGAAACTTTCCAGGCACAGATTATCAGAGACACATTGAAGCCGTTTCTTTCCCTGCCCCGACACGTCAATGAATATCTTGAAGGCCCGGCCGAAGAGAGAATCATGCTCGAAAATCAGCACTGGACAAGGATGGAGCATCAGCGCTTTATGCTCATCATTACGTTACAAACCCTGTTCCTCATTCTTTCTCTCAGTGTTTCTGCGATCTCATTATGGACGGGCATTCCCATCCTTACAGGTGCTGCAATCACCTTATCACTGCTTGTGCTGATTACCATCAGCATCACTGCCGTTCGACACAAACGGTTTATCCATCGGAACAGCCGTTTTGATTGA
- a CDS encoding phasin family protein produces MSHLLKTGFLLGLGAAVEGKERMDKYLDEMLVKGKITPKEFDELYHELIQKGESKEKEWNYRSKERMNNLMEDLNIFTKEEYNALEARVKDLEERLNKMESASESQDNKPGTDA; encoded by the coding sequence ATGAGCCATTTATTAAAAACCGGATTTCTGTTGGGACTCGGTGCCGCTGTAGAAGGGAAAGAACGCATGGACAAGTATCTTGATGAGATGCTTGTCAAAGGAAAAATAACACCTAAGGAGTTTGACGAACTCTATCATGAACTGATTCAAAAAGGCGAATCAAAAGAAAAGGAATGGAACTACCGCTCCAAAGAACGCATGAACAACCTGATGGAGGATCTGAATATCTTCACAAAAGAAGAATACAATGCCCTTGAAGCAAGAGTGAAAGATTTGGAAGAACGTTTGAACAAAATGGAATCCGCATCTGAGTCACAAGACAATAAGCCGGGCACTGACGCATAA
- a CDS encoding GNAT family N-acetyltransferase, translating into MYHWDWMKNEHALAVAEWTYDAPLTHLNIQEDENALDHFLNPFNWRNRFAVFKEEALIGYVDFRLKSEAEAEVYLQLHPELLGQGEGIHLAREAMGISRKQYDLMLLIARPDPDFAPAVRLCEKLDGKRKTNQEKLYYEWTFTR; encoded by the coding sequence ATGTATCACTGGGACTGGATGAAAAATGAACATGCACTGGCTGTTGCAGAGTGGACGTATGATGCACCTTTGACCCATTTGAATATTCAGGAGGACGAGAATGCCCTGGATCATTTCCTCAATCCGTTTAATTGGCGGAACCGTTTTGCGGTGTTTAAAGAAGAAGCGCTGATCGGTTATGTGGATTTTCGGCTTAAGTCGGAGGCGGAGGCCGAAGTCTATCTTCAGCTGCATCCGGAGCTGCTCGGTCAGGGGGAAGGGATCCATCTGGCGAGAGAGGCGATGGGCATTTCCAGGAAACAGTATGATCTGATGCTGCTGATTGCAAGACCGGATCCTGATTTTGCTCCTGCTGTCCGTTTATGCGAAAAGCTTGACGGGAAAAGAAAAACCAATCAGGAAAAGCTGTACTATGAATGGACGTTCACCAGATAA
- a CDS encoding STAS domain-containing protein, with the protein MSVTLLQDVGNGFKEKKHDISREIVQVFSGEHERSFNRLAEETLTGEFEKLIGIISERMMTQDTSDFGDDVFRWGKSFGRVVIRSGVNVEEGLLIVPFFRKVLIRHIRTIFLENDHAMEDYFIMADFLHPMIDQTVYAFTEAYVEHHNASFQHAKDELMELSVPLVPLTEDVAILPIIGTIDTHRSQELLIKALNKGREMELSFIIIDLSGVHMIDTAVAHNLFQLHDALKVIGITAVFSGVRPELAQTMVSLGISFDQMKVCGTLPRALRLTGVSLT; encoded by the coding sequence ATGTCTGTCACTTTGCTTCAGGATGTGGGAAACGGCTTTAAAGAGAAGAAACATGACATTTCCCGGGAAATTGTACAGGTGTTTTCCGGTGAACATGAACGGAGTTTCAACCGACTTGCCGAAGAGACACTGACAGGTGAATTTGAAAAACTGATTGGGATTATCAGTGAACGGATGATGACGCAAGACACAAGTGACTTTGGCGATGATGTGTTCCGCTGGGGTAAATCGTTCGGCCGGGTTGTGATTCGCTCGGGTGTGAATGTTGAAGAAGGTTTATTGATTGTGCCGTTCTTCCGAAAAGTGCTGATTCGGCATATCCGAACTATTTTTCTTGAGAATGATCATGCCATGGAAGACTATTTTATTATGGCGGACTTCCTTCATCCCATGATCGATCAGACGGTCTATGCCTTCACGGAAGCCTATGTGGAGCACCATAATGCTTCCTTCCAGCATGCGAAGGATGAACTGATGGAGCTGTCGGTCCCACTGGTCCCTCTTACAGAAGATGTGGCAATTTTGCCGATTATCGGAACGATCGACACACACCGTTCGCAGGAACTGCTGATCAAGGCGCTGAATAAAGGCAGGGAAATGGAACTGTCTTTTATTATCATCGATTTATCCGGTGTACATATGATTGACACAGCCGTTGCGCACAATCTTTTTCAGCTTCACGACGCACTGAAGGTGATCGGCATCACCGCTGTGTTCTCGGGTGTACGGCCTGAACTGGCTCAGACGATGGTGAGTCTCGGCATTTCATTTGATCAAATGAAAGTGTGCGGAACACTGCCGCGGGCATTAAGATTGACGGGTGTGTCCCTGACATGA
- a CDS encoding alpha/beta hydrolase produces the protein MYGHIPVHAPTKKRKSRKIQYLILFVLLLLIVTVALTVYTGLSMTRTEPRELSLNPDMYMMDYENVTFQSMHEDEVILQGWLMEPEADPEATVIMSHGYRGNRHESGAGFFALAQFLLNDGYRVLMYDFRNSGESDGTLTSIGVMERYDVLGAVSFIEDRYNEPIMLYGVSMGASASLSAAALTDAVSAVIADSPFSDLESYLEANLPVWTNLPSFPFTPLTMGLIPRLTGITPSELSPVNDLDAIYPRSVLFIHGDEDEYIPHSESIEMASQHEDAFEIWIPEGADHVQGFYKHPEAYMTLVKDFLAENR, from the coding sequence TTGTATGGACATATTCCAGTTCACGCGCCAACTAAAAAACGCAAATCCCGAAAAATCCAGTACCTGATTCTTTTCGTTCTGCTTCTCCTGATTGTGACGGTCGCATTGACCGTTTATACCGGTCTGAGCATGACCCGGACAGAACCGCGGGAGCTGTCTCTCAATCCCGATATGTACATGATGGATTACGAAAATGTCACGTTTCAAAGTATGCACGAGGACGAAGTGATCCTTCAAGGCTGGCTGATGGAGCCCGAAGCAGATCCAGAAGCGACGGTTATTATGAGTCACGGTTACCGCGGTAACCGCCACGAGAGCGGAGCCGGTTTTTTCGCATTGGCCCAGTTTCTGTTGAATGACGGATACAGGGTACTCATGTATGACTTCCGGAACTCCGGCGAATCCGACGGTACGCTCACATCCATTGGCGTCATGGAACGCTATGATGTTCTCGGGGCGGTCTCCTTTATTGAAGACCGGTATAATGAACCGATCATGCTTTACGGTGTGTCCATGGGGGCCTCTGCCTCGCTTTCTGCGGCAGCCTTGACCGATGCCGTATCCGCCGTGATTGCAGACAGCCCGTTCAGCGATCTTGAAAGCTATCTCGAAGCCAATTTGCCCGTATGGACCAATCTCCCTTCGTTTCCTTTTACACCGCTCACGATGGGCCTGATCCCAAGGCTTACAGGCATCACACCGTCAGAACTGAGCCCGGTCAATGACCTTGATGCCATTTATCCAAGGTCCGTCCTGTTCATTCACGGCGATGAAGATGAATACATCCCCCATTCGGAAAGTATCGAAATGGCGTCTCAACACGAAGATGCCTTTGAGATTTGGATTCCTGAAGGCGCCGACCATGTGCAGGGTTTCTATAAGCATCCCGAAGCTTACATGACACTCGTAAAAGATTTCCTTGCTGAGAACCGTTAA
- the map gene encoding type I methionyl aminopeptidase, whose protein sequence is MIERKSAREVEKMIQAGELVAQIHRDLRKLVKPGVTTAELDRFVEKEMKQAGATPAQKGYQGYEFATCASVNDEICHGFPRKASLKEGDIVTVDFVLDYEGGLADSAWTYEIGEVSREIRQLNDVTKEALYRGIRAAKAGNRTGDIGAAIQNFVEPFGYGIVREFAGHGIGPTIHEEPNIPHYGQSGRGIRLKEGMAITIEPMINTGGWRAKMDSNGWTARTRDGSLSTQFEHTLIITDGEPIITTEQDA, encoded by the coding sequence TTGATAGAACGAAAGTCAGCACGTGAAGTGGAAAAAATGATTCAGGCAGGAGAGCTGGTGGCGCAAATCCACCGGGATCTGAGAAAGCTTGTGAAGCCGGGGGTGACTACGGCTGAGCTGGACCGCTTTGTTGAAAAAGAAATGAAACAGGCGGGCGCAACGCCTGCACAAAAAGGGTATCAGGGCTATGAGTTTGCGACGTGCGCATCGGTGAATGATGAGATTTGTCACGGGTTTCCCCGTAAGGCGTCACTGAAAGAGGGGGATATTGTCACCGTGGATTTTGTCCTTGATTATGAGGGCGGTCTTGCAGACAGTGCCTGGACGTATGAAATTGGCGAGGTGAGCCGGGAAATCCGGCAGCTCAATGACGTGACAAAAGAAGCCCTGTACCGTGGGATTCGCGCTGCAAAAGCAGGGAACCGCACCGGAGATATCGGCGCGGCCATTCAGAATTTTGTGGAGCCTTTCGGGTACGGGATTGTCCGGGAATTCGCAGGCCACGGCATCGGACCGACGATTCACGAAGAACCCAATATTCCTCATTACGGACAGTCGGGAAGAGGGATTCGCCTGAAAGAAGGTATGGCAATAACGATAGAACCCATGATCAACACAGGAGGATGGCGTGCCAAGATGGATTCAAACGGCTGGACAGCAAGGACCCGTGACGGATCTTTGTCCACGCAGTTTGAGCATACGCTCATTATTACTGACGGGGAACCGATCATTACAACAGAACAGGATGCCTGA
- a CDS encoding MFS transporter, which yields MKKILGIVIFIQFMVYAGFGMVIPVLPEIVTDVSGRASHIGGMLAIYSVASFLTSPSWGALADRKGRKLVLVIGLIGYASGFFLFAAYIDSLMVMYISRFISGIFAGALYAAAMSTLSDISDDTTRNRNLGLAGMAIGLGFIFGPATGGLLSVTGLAVPFYAAGILMILLVPFVLVMLKNAYWVPVESVVASKLLPKLELPDAGLLKLLLFMAFTASFLLTGLESIFQVYGIDEISMTPAQMGLLFFVSGLALAVVQGGFLRKIRTGREYIWITVGQAMSGVAFILMVVHFSLLTAAIYLILFVVGNAMIRTLSLSLITRASGNRSGYASGLQFSADSLGRIFGPLLFAFLYDYLTGTIFLIGGAISFILIAVILFNNKRLAHVEQAVAK from the coding sequence GTGAAAAAGATTTTGGGGATCGTTATTTTTATTCAGTTTATGGTGTATGCGGGCTTTGGCATGGTCATTCCGGTACTTCCGGAAATCGTGACGGATGTGTCCGGCAGGGCCAGCCATATCGGCGGGATGCTTGCCATTTACTCGGTTGCGTCCTTTTTGACATCCCCGTCCTGGGGAGCCCTTGCAGACCGAAAGGGACGCAAGCTCGTCCTTGTCATCGGTCTCATCGGGTATGCGTCAGGCTTTTTTCTGTTTGCAGCCTATATCGATTCTCTGATGGTTATGTACATATCGCGGTTTATCAGCGGGATTTTTGCCGGAGCTCTCTATGCAGCGGCGATGTCCACGCTGTCAGATATCTCCGATGATACAACCCGCAACCGCAACCTCGGACTCGCAGGCATGGCCATTGGGCTTGGATTTATTTTCGGACCTGCGACGGGAGGTCTTCTCAGCGTAACAGGTCTTGCCGTACCGTTCTATGCAGCGGGCATTTTGATGATTCTCCTGGTGCCTTTTGTGCTCGTTATGTTGAAGAATGCCTACTGGGTGCCGGTTGAGTCGGTTGTGGCATCGAAACTGCTTCCGAAACTGGAGCTTCCGGATGCGGGACTGTTAAAGCTGCTTTTGTTTATGGCTTTTACGGCTTCTTTTTTATTAACGGGGCTTGAGAGTATTTTTCAGGTGTACGGTATCGATGAGATCAGTATGACACCGGCACAGATGGGACTGCTTTTCTTTGTGAGCGGACTGGCGCTTGCGGTTGTACAGGGCGGTTTCTTACGGAAAATCAGGACCGGTAGGGAATACATCTGGATTACGGTCGGTCAGGCGATGTCGGGAGTTGCGTTTATCCTGATGGTTGTCCACTTTTCTTTGCTGACGGCAGCAATTTATCTGATTCTTTTCGTTGTTGGGAACGCTATGATCCGAACGCTCAGTCTGTCGCTGATTACAAGGGCCAGTGGTAACCGTTCAGGCTATGCGTCGGGTCTTCAGTTTTCAGCGGACAGTCTCGGGCGTATTTTCGGTCCGCTGCTGTTTGCGTTTCTCTATGATTATCTCACGGGAACGATCTTTTTGATTGGCGGGGCGATTTCTTTTATACTGATAGCAGTGATCTTGTTCAATAATAAGAGGCTTGCTCATGTCGAGCAGGCTGTTGCGAAGTAA